In Burkholderiales bacterium, a genomic segment contains:
- a CDS encoding type II secretion system protein, which produces MKLPFPHSASGFTLIELAIAMLIIGLLVGGLLAPLAAQIEQRKLTETQKALQEIKEALVGFAVTNGRLPCPDYDTDPTAAGYGVEDISCSAVPAAEGYLPWKTLGVSDLDGWGTKRIAATSPRIGDWRYRVDRNYVTTTGFKSFALMPAPPSPFLDDLRVQDRAGNDLAAAQERAIAIVFSAGKDTSANLANALFDQIYTSDTPDNLVPSDPGHFDDVVAWLSRPLIVNRMVAAGRLP; this is translated from the coding sequence ATGAAACTACCTTTTCCGCATTCTGCTTCCGGTTTTACCCTAATTGAACTGGCGATCGCCATGTTGATTATCGGTTTGCTCGTTGGCGGCCTGCTAGCGCCACTCGCAGCGCAAATAGAGCAGCGCAAACTAACTGAAACGCAGAAGGCTTTGCAGGAAATTAAAGAGGCGCTAGTTGGCTTTGCAGTAACCAACGGTCGTTTGCCATGTCCCGACTACGATACCGACCCGACTGCGGCGGGGTATGGGGTAGAAGATATTTCATGCAGCGCCGTACCAGCGGCAGAAGGCTATTTGCCGTGGAAAACTTTAGGAGTTTCGGATCTCGATGGATGGGGAACAAAACGAATCGCCGCGACCTCTCCCCGCATTGGCGACTGGCGTTATCGGGTGGACAGAAATTACGTGACTACGACAGGTTTCAAGAGTTTTGCGCTAATGCCCGCTCCTCCGAGCCCCTTCCTGGACGACTTGCGGGTGCAAGACCGAGCTGGAAATGATCTCGCCGCGGCCCAGGAGCGTGCAATCGCTATCGTTTTTTCTGCCGGAAAAGACACGAGCGCAAATCTGGCAAATGCGTTATTCGACCAAATTTATACCAGCGACACGCCCGATAATCTCGTTCCGAGCGACCCCGGCCATTTTGACGACGTAGTTGCCTGGCTCTCGCGGCCGTTAATTGTTAACCGGATGGTCGCTGCGGGTAGGCTGCCATAA